In the genome of Dyadobacter fermentans DSM 18053, the window CCGAGGCCGAACTCCTCGCAACGGGCCTGGGCGAAAGCGTGCAGCTGCTCGACGGCGATTTCAGGGAATTAATGAAAGAAATGGGCGCACTCGGGCATGTGATGGCGCTCACCCGCAACGACCACGTGGTGCACGAACGCAAGGGCGTTTACCAAAATATATCGTTCAACAATCACGTTGGCCTGGTGCTGGGCGAGGATATCGACCTGCGCTTGTTCCTTGGCGACTGGAAATTCGGGTTTGCGGTTTCGGAGAACGACCGTTTCAGCCTGCAATTCTTCAACAGCTTCGGCGACGCCGCACATAAAATTTACCTTACCGAGAAGAGCAACAAGGAAGCCTACCACGCATTGGTGGCCAAATACCTCGCCGCCGACCAGGATGTAAACCTTTTTGTAAATGAGAAAAAAGAGAAAGAAGCGGAACCGGAAGAGGCCGCCGGCCTCGCCAAATCGGCTTTCCAGGCAGAATGGCTTGCATTGAAAGACACGCATGATTTCTTCACGCTGCTCCGCAAACACAAGCTAACGAGAAAGCAGGCGCTGCGCAATGCGCCCGAAGGTTACGCGCATCGCATTAAACCGGAAAGTATGAAGGTCTTGTTTGACGCACTTTCCCAAAGCGAACTGCCGATTATGGTATTCGTTTCGAACCCGAATTGCATTCAAATCCACACCGGTCCAATCAAAAAGATCTTCGTCATGGGCCCGTGGCTGAATGTAATGGACCCCGAGTTCAACCTGCATTTGCGGGAAGATGCCATCGACGAGGCATGGGTGGTGCGCAAGCCGACCGAAGACGGCATTGTTACCGGCATCGAGCTGATCGACAAGGATGGTGTGATGTTCAACCAGTTTTTCGGCAAGCGCAAGCCCGGCATTCCCGAACTGGCCGAATGGCCGGCGCTGATCGAGCAGCATTCGATCCAATTCTGACATGAAAATATGATCGTGACAACGATTTAAGATAAAATTTCGCCATAGTAATTAGAAATTGCCGGCTCCGTTCGTGAGCCGGTATTTTTTTGTAATAATTTCTAAAACCGCTTTTCCAAGTCAAGCAAAAATTTGCAAACTTTTCGGACACTATAAAATTTTAATACATTGAAATACAGCATATTATATTGATTTATTTGTAAACTTTTCCCAAAATTATCTTTCATTTGAATTCCAAAATCTGTACATTTGAAACTCTCAACTTCTTCAAAAT includes:
- a CDS encoding hemin-degrading factor, whose translation is MKSTLSPDRTELKERWAEYKLANPKTRIRDAAKALGTSEAELLATGLGESVQLLDGDFRELMKEMGALGHVMALTRNDHVVHERKGVYQNISFNNHVGLVLGEDIDLRLFLGDWKFGFAVSENDRFSLQFFNSFGDAAHKIYLTEKSNKEAYHALVAKYLAADQDVNLFVNEKKEKEAEPEEAAGLAKSAFQAEWLALKDTHDFFTLLRKHKLTRKQALRNAPEGYAHRIKPESMKVLFDALSQSELPIMVFVSNPNCIQIHTGPIKKIFVMGPWLNVMDPEFNLHLREDAIDEAWVVRKPTEDGIVTGIELIDKDGVMFNQFFGKRKPGIPELAEWPALIEQHSIQF